The following nucleotide sequence is from Bacillota bacterium.
CCCAGAGACACTTTGAGGAGAGCATTGACAAAGTCTTGCTGGGGGCCGAGATGCCCCGCCAAGTAGCAAAGGCCGAAATGGAGCGTATTGCTATACACGAACTCGGGCATGCTTTTGTCTCTGAGGCACTGCAAAAGAGAAGCGTCTGCCATATCAGCATTCTGTCGCGGGGCTCTGCCTTAGGGTATGTACGTCAGCAACCGCAGCAAGACATGATTCTCGAAACAGAAGAGACGCTACGGGTTAAGATGGCCTTCCTCTTGGCCGGAGGTGTGGCTGAAGAAATGTTCGCGGGGAGCCGCAGTCTAGGAACGCGCAGCGACTACCACGCCGCAATGCAAGTGGCTCTGAACATGGTAGCTGCGGGGATGTCTGAGCTAGGTATTGCAGATGAGAACCTGGTCCCTAAAGCGCAATTGCATGCCGCCGTACAGAAACTGATTGCCGAGGGCGAGGGGGTCGCTAGGAGCATTTTGCACCAACACAGCACTCGGATAATGGTTGGTAAGGACATGTTGCTAAAGCAGGAGAAAATGTGTGGCGAAGAGTTGCGCATCTTATTGGCGAGCTAAGTAGGCTCGCCCTTTTGTTGTACATTTCTGTTATAGTAAACGGGAGGGGGGATCGGTGTGGTAAAGGCTGAGATTATCTCAGTAGGCACAGAACTACTACTCGGGCAAATTGTCAACACAAATGCACAGTTCCTGGCACAGCAGATGGCTGAACTTGGTTTGGCCCTCTACTTTCAAACAGTGGTCGGTGACAACGAATCGCGCCTTCAGGAGAGTTTGCACAGGGCCTTAGAGCGGGCACAAGTGGTTATCCTCACGGGTGGTTTGGGGCCAACCGAGGACGACATCACCCGCGAGGCCGTGGCGCATTACTTGGAGAGAGAGCTAGTATTCTCGCTAGAAGTAGCAGAGCGCTTAGATAGTCAATTTGCTGGCCGTGAAATGCCAGCGAACAATTTACGTCAAGCCTACCTACCCAGCGGGGGAATCATGCTGCCAAATCCCCATGGGACAGCGCCTGGTATCATGCTAGAAACGGAGCTATGCCAATTTGTTTTTCTCTTGCCCGGACCGCCCCGCGAAATGCAGGCCATGTTTAGAGACTATGTGGTGCCTCACTTACGCGCTAAGGGCCTGTTGCAGGGGCAAGTTTGTTCGTGGACGCTGCATTTTGTGGGCATTGGCGAGTCCAAAGTCGCACAGATACTCGAGGATCTGATTCGCACCCAGACAGTGCCGACTATTGCCCTCTACAGCCGCTTAGGCGAAGTAGATGTTCGTTTGACGGCCTATGCTGCGAGTGCTGCTCTAGCAGAGCTCATTATTGCTCCTGTACGCAGTCTGGTTATAGATAGGCTGAAAGAGCATTACTATGGTGAGAACGAGTGCACACTGCCGAAGGCGGTCGGCTTGGCCTTAGAAGCCGCAGCATCGAAGCTCTCTCTGGCCGAGTCTTGTACGGGGGGACTAGTGGGGCATCTTATCACGAGCGAACCGGGCTCTTCAAACTATTTTCTCGGCAGCATGGTCTGCTACTCTAATGAGGCCAAGGTAGAGGTCCTAGGAGTAAGCAGAGAGACACTGCAAAAATATGGTGCGGTGTCAGAACAGTGCGCGCGCGAAATGCTTAGTGGGGCGATGAGGCTTGGTCAGGCAACGGTGGGCCTAGCCATAACCGGCATTGCTGGTCCGGAGGGAGGTTCAGACTTAAAACCTGTGGGCACGGTCTGGCTGGCCATAGGGTGTAACTCACGCGTGCAAACTGTGAAACTCACGCTAAGGGGTGACCGCGCTGCCATCAAAGAACGCGCCGCTAGGCTGGCCTTGGGTCATCTGCTGAATATGTTGCGCCAGAGGAATTAGTTGCGAACATTTGTTCGTTAGAGTATAATTTGCACAGGGAGATTGACAGGAGGATTGGCTATGGAAAAGAAAAAGGCATTAGAAATGGCACTGCATCAGATCGAAAAACAGTTCGGCAAGGGTTCTATCATGCGCCTCGGAGGCGACCAATTGGTAGCGCTTGAGGTGATATCTACGGGTGCGCTCTCGTTAGATATTGCCCTTGGCATTGGTGGGGTGCCGCGGGGGCGAATTATCGAGGTCTTTGGCCCTGAATCGAGCGGTAAAACCACAGTAGCTCTCCATGTCATTGCCGAAGCACAAAAAAACAAGGGCGTGGCAGCTTTCATCGATGCTGAGCATGCGCTTGATGCCTCCTATGCGCGGAAGCTCGGCGTGAACATAGACGATTTGCTGGTCTCGCAACCTGATACCGGAGAGCAGGCCCTAGAGATTGCCGAAGCCTTGGTGCGCAGCGGTGCACTTGATGTTGTCGTCATCGACTCTGTTGCCGCCCTAGTTCCCCGTGCCGAAATAGAGGGTGAGATGGGTGATGCCCATGTTGGATTACAGGCACGTCTTATGTCGCAGGCCTTGCGCAAACTTGCGGGTGCCATAAGTAAGTCAAAGACTACAGCCATTTTTATCAATCAGTTGCGCGAAAAAGTAGGGGTCATGTTCGGCAGTCCCGAGACCACGCCTGGCGGTAGGGCTCTAAAATTTTATGCTTCTGTACGCCTAGACGTGAGACGGGTTGAGTCGCTCAAGGTAGGGCAGGATGTTGTCGGTAATCGCACTCGCGTAAAGGTTGTCAAGAATAAAGTCGCTCCCCCCTTTAGACAAGCTGATTTTGATATTATATACGGCGAAGGCATCTCTCGCGAAGGTTGCATCATTGATACGGCCACCGAAAGCAACATTGTGGTAAAGAGCGGGGCATGGTATTCCTACGAGGATGAGCGCTTAGGACAGGGTCGCGAAAATGCCAAGCAGTACTTGCGTGAGCACCCCGAGACAGCACAGAAAATTGAGTTGCGCATTAGAGAGAGCCTGAAGCTCGGTCAAGTCGCGCACAAAACCGACGGCGAGTCTTTTGAAGAATAGCGAAGTTTATAAAACCGCAGTGCGCATCTTAGCTAGGCGGGATTACACGCGGGCGGAACTTGGCCAAAAGTTAAGGATACGTGGCTTCTCGGCAGATTTAATCGCTGAAGCCTGCGAAACGCTGATTGAGCGGGGCTTCTTAGATGATCAGCGCGTGGCGCAGAATATGCTAAGTGCCGCACTCAGCAAAACTGACTTGGGGAGCAGACGTCTCGCTGAACAACTCTACAAGCGCCTGCTCCCGCGGGCCGTAGTAGAGGAAGTAGTGGCGAGTTTTCTTAGTCAGGCTGATGAGCTGTCTAGGGCTACGACAATGGTCGAGCGGTTCATTAGTCTCGGCCTTGAGAAGGCCGCCATCGAGCGGAAACTTTGGCAAAAAGGCCTCCCGGCGGCGGTCGTGCGGGCGGCCTTCTCAGACGTCAACCTTGACAAGAACACCGAAGAGGGCTAAAATGTTCCCAGAGAGTAGAAATTCTCTCTTTGCTAGTCGAAGTGGCCCTTAATGAGTTCCGCGTGGGATCCCCTAAGCTGGCCGAGGGTTCTCGGTCATTTTTTTGTAGTTTGTTAAAGAAAGGAGGAGAGGAATATCGAATTTTTACTGTTATTTCTTATTTTACTGGCATTACCTGCCGCAACTTACGGCGGTTATCTATACCGGAGACGAGTTGGCGAGAAAGTTATAGGCGACGCTGAGACACATGCCGCGCAGAAGATCGAAGAGGCCAAAAAACTGGCCGAAGCCAAAAAGCGCGAATCTATACTAGAAGCTAAAGACGAAGTCTACAAGTTGCGCCAGGAATTTGAGCGTGAAGTCAAGGAGCGGCGCGCTGAAATAGTGCGCACCGAGCGCCGACTCGCGCAAAAGGACGAGACCCTCGATAAGAAAATTGAGCAAATAGAGCGCAAGGATGAGCTATTGACTCGGAAAGATACAGAAGTGCAAAAGCTTAAAGACCGCGCTGCAGAGTTAGTGGACAAGCAACAGACCGAGTTAGAGAGAGTTGCTGGTTTGTCTAACGAAGAGGGCCGTCGGCTCCTTCTGGCTAATGTAGAAAGAGAAGTCCGCCACGAGGCCTCCATTTTAATCAGAGATGTGGAGCAAGAGGCGCGAGATGAGGCCGATAAGCGAGCGCGAGAAATTGTCACTTTGGCAATTCAGCGTTGCGCTGCGGACCACACTGCGGAGACCACCGTTTCGGTCGTGGCCTTGCCTAATGATGAGATGAAGGGTCGTATCATCGGTCGAGAAGGCCGAAACATTCGTGCGCTAGAAACCCTGACGGGCATTGACTTGATTATTGATGACACACCAGAGGCCGTTATCATATCGGGATTTGATCCGGTGCGCCGCGAGGTTGCTCGCATTGCCCTTGAGCGACTCATTGTCGATGGGCGCATTCACCCTGCCCGCATTGAGGAGATGGTGGAGAAGGCCCAGAAAGACGTCGAGCAACGTATTCGTGAAGAAGGCGAGAAAGCCGTCTTTGACGTAGGTGTTCACAACGTGAATCCAGAGATTGTAAAACTCTTGGGTCGCTTGCGTTATCGCACCAGTTACGGCCAGAACGTTTTGAAACATTCTCTCGAAGTGGCCCATCTTGCCGGCATCATGGCGGCGGAATTAGGTGTAGATGTGCAATTGGCCAAACGGGCTGGCTTGCTACATGATCTGGGCAAGGCTATCGATCACGAGGTCGAAGGGTCACATGTTGCCATTGGAGCCGAAATGGCTAAGAAGTATCGCGAACATCCTCAAGTTGTCAATGCTATTGCCTCCCATCATGGCGATATCGTAGCAACTTCAGTGGAGTCTGTTCTCGTAGCTGCTGCCGATGCCATTTCTGCAGCACGGCCCGGTGCACGGCGTGAGAGTCTTGAGAACTACATTAAACGCTTGCAAAAGCTAGAGGAAATCGGTTCATCTTTTGAGGGCGTGGACAAGGTCTATGCCATACAAGCTGGGCGAGAGATTCGAATCATTGTAAAGCCAGATCGCATTGACGACTTATCCGCTATCAGGGTGGCGAGGGATATCTCTAAGCGCATTGAGAATGAGTTGGAATACCCAGGTCAGATTCGGGTGACTGTCATCCGCGAGACGCGGGCTGTTGAACTAGCAAAATAGCATTCTAAAAGCCGAGCCATGCTCGGCTTTTGCTACAGGAGGACATTATGCTCAACATACTTTTCCTCGGAGACATAGTTGGTCGTCCCGGTCGCGAGGTAGTCAAGAAATTGCTCCCTGGCCTTCGACAACAGTTCAAGATTCACTACTGTATTGCTAATGGAGAAAATGCCGCTCATGGCACGGGGCTGACCAAGGAAATTGCTGATGAGCTCTTGTCCTCGGGCATTGATGTGCTCACTGGGGGTAATCATACTTGGGACAAGAAAGAAATCTTGACCTTTATTGATGACTATCCTCGCGTGGTGCGACCGCAAAACTATCCCCCAGGAGCCCCTGGGCAGGGGGTATTCTTAACTGAGATTGGGCTTCCGCCCGTGCCCTTTGCGGTGGTGAATTTAATGGGGCGGGTCTTTATGCCCCCCATTGACTGTCCATTTCGTACTATGGACGCGGTACTGCAAAGACTGCCTGAAGACGCAGTCGTGTTGGTTGACTTCCACGCCGAGGCCACTTCCGAAAAGCAGGCCCTAGGTTTCTACTTAGATGGCAGGGTCGCCGCCGTCATTGGCACGCACACCCATGTTCAAACGGCCGATGAGCGCATTTTGCCTAAAGGTACCGCCTTTCTATCCGATGTAGGGATGTGTGGCCCCCATATTTCTGTTCTAGGGGTGCAAGTTGAGCAAGTGGTGCGAAAATTTGTCACAGGCTTACCGGCCAGATTTGAAATTGCCGAAGGTCCTGTGATGCTGTGTGGGGTAGTATTAAGCATAGACCCGTCGACACGAAAAGTTGTCGCGCCTCCAGAACGTATTTTGCGTGTACTAGCCTGAGTTCTTACTTAGGGAGGCTCTAAGCATGGATTATCAAAGTCTCCACTTCAGCACCATGGTTGTTGACACCCACTGCGATACACTTATGCGCGTCCTGCAAGCAAAACCCTATCGTTTAGCCTGGCATCATGAAGACGGTCACGTCGACATACCGCGCTTGCGGTTTGGCGGCGTGGGGCTTCAGTTTTTTGCCTCTTACATTGAGCCTGAATTCAAGCCGGAGCGAGCTCTTAAGCGGGCCCTTCAGTTCTGCGACGGTTTCTATCGTGAACTGCAAGATAATCCTCTGGATTTGCACCACATTTTGTCCTACGCCGATGTATTAAAGGCACAAGGTGAGAAAAAAATCGGCGCGTTGCTGTCTATAGAAGGTGGCGAGGCCCTAGAGGGTGATTTGGGTGCCCTGCGCATGTTGCATCGCTTGGGTGTTCGTTCCATCGGTCTGACCTGGAATGAACGTAATCAAATTGCGGAGGGTGTCGGTGATTGTCGAAGTGGGGGCGGACTAACAGATTTCGGTGTTAGTGTCGTTCTGGAGATGAATCGACTTGGGATGATCGTTGATGTTTCACACATGTCGGAGCCGGGATACTTAGATGTCCTCGCCGTCAGTAAGCAGCCCATCATCGCCTCACACAGTAATGCTCGAGCCTTATGCAACCATGTGCGCAATTTGACCGACACGCAGATTTTGGCCCTCCAGAAGAACGGAGGCGTAATGGGCATAAACTTTGCCTCTGATTTCGTGCGGTCAGGGGAACGCGCCACGGTGAGCGACGTGGTCAATCATATTGTGCATATTGCCAGTCTCACTGGTAGTTGCGACCATGTCGGCCTTGGGTCAGACTATGATGGGATACCTACTACTCCCACAGGACTAGAGGACGTCTCAAAGTTACCAGCTTTGACCAAGGAGATGTTGAGACGAGAGTTCACTGAAGTAGAGATTAGGGCTGTCTTGGGAGGAAACTTTCTCCGTGTAATGGCTGCGGTCTTGGGGTAATACTAGAATATGGATACCATGAGCAGTAGAACGACAAAATATTTTGTCGTTCTACTTTTTACGGAAGGAATTGATTCATTGGCACCGAAATGAGATACTAGAATGGATTAATGGACTAATCCATTAGGCATGAGGGGTGGGGTGGACTAGTGGTCGCGATAGAGCTCCGCAGAAAATCTGGAGTGCCCTTGTATGTGCAACTTAAGGAGCGCATTAGACAGCAGGTGGAAAGTGGCGCTTGGTCGCCGGGCTTCAAGCTACCCACGGAGAGAGAGTTGTCTACCTTGCTTTCTGTCAGCCGCAATACGGTTAGCCAAGCCTACAGAGAGTTAGAAACAGAGGGGATCCTTGTTTCTCTCCAGGGCAAAGGCACCTACTTGACAGAGACAGATCCATTCACACTCAATGCTAGTAGAGCACAACGTTTGCATGGCATTGTTGAGCAGGCGCTAGATAGCGCCCTGCACGAAGGATTTGACTGCGAGGAGTTTCAGGAGGTCGCTCGCCGCCTAGCAGTACAGAAACAGCGCTTGCTCAGTGAGGTGCGTATCGTATTTGTCGAATGCAATCGCGAACAAGTCGACTATTTCTCGACGCAATTGGCTCTTGGCAGTGGGATCAGCATTGTTCCGCTACTCTTAGAAGAGCTGCTGGCGGGTGGCACTACCGCTCGTCGCATCGTCGATGAGGCAGAAATTGTGGTGACAACGTTTTTTCACGAAGAGGCAGTGAGGACTGCTATTGGTGCAGACAAGCTCTTGCTCGCCGTGGCTCTTGACCCACAGTTAGAGACGGTAGTGCGTATCGCGAGAATTCCGCGCAGCAAAAAACTAGCTCTCATCTGTATTTCACCCATTTTTGCCGAGAAAGTCCAAACGTCACTCCTTGCGGCAGGGGTGGAGCATAAGTTGCTCGTGGCAACGCAGGGGGAAGATAGCGCGGTTCTCCGTGAACTTCTAGTTGAGGCCGATATCGTTCTGGTATCCCCCGGCCGTAAGCGCGAGGTGGTCGCCCTTTGTCCTAACGGTAAAGAAATTATTGAATTCGTCTATCGTCCTGACCTAGGCTCAAGCAATCTATTGAAGAGCGCGATTCTCAGGCTCCGCGAAGGAGGAGTAGAAAGCCGCTAAGACCCATTTCTGCGGAATTACAGACTAAGGTGGTGTAGACATTGATTAAGAAGAAGCCCTACCGCGTCGTGCGCGGCCCAGAAGGTTTGCTACCCCCAGCAGCAGCCTCACGCGGCATTGTTCTCCCAGAAAAAGGAGAAGGCCTCGTAGAAGGTTGTATTGTTACCGAACAAGATACTCTAGAGGTTATGGCGCGACAGCTTCTGACCGGCAAGAACCCCACTATTTTTCCTGGACCGCTCGTACTGTGGGCATGGAGGGATGGCGTTGCCGAAAAGGCTGCGGCTGTGCTCGAATTAGCAGACGAGATTCCTGGCGTGCGTATCATTCCTATGCCTGACTACCGTCCTATCTACCCTAAGATTGACCCCGAAGCCGTCATCAACCCATGTCATCCTAACCTCACTATTTGGCACAACAAGATAGAGGTCTGTGTCTTTGTGGGTGTGCACTGTCATTTTGCTAATATAACACTCAAGATGATTCGGGCCGGTACCAACTGCTACACCATCACACTTTGTCACGAAGCGGGACATGAGGACTCTATGGCTTCGCTACCTTTCTGCGGTGTTGACCAAGTGCGTGCCCTTACGGAGACCATTCGCAGATTAAAGAGCGAAGGCTTGCGCCCGCGGTATGCCGAGGCACCCGGAGTTCAGTTAACGGCCACACAACAAGCGGTATTGAATGGTTTGGTCTGGCAACAGGGAGCTACTAGTTAGGTTATGCGGGCGCGGTAGCGCCTAGGGGAGGTTACATTATGGACAAAGAATCGAAACAACGCGTGGTTACACCTGAGTATATGTTTTTTGAGGCCCCGCGCACTAAGGCATATATTACGGGCAGCGAGGCCGCTAGTGAGGCGGTGCGACGCGCAAATCTAGACATAGCCATTGCCTATCCCATTACGCCCCAGAGTGAGACTATGCAGCGCGTAGGCGACCTTTACGGAGAAGGCTACCTTAAAGATTACTACAGGGCCGAAGATGAGATCGGTGCTTTTTCGGCAATTTCTGGTGCTTCACGAACCGGCGTCCGTTGCCTGACGGCTTCATCCGGTCCTGGCCTTATGCGTGGTTTAGAGGTCATTGCTTCGTGGCCGGGGCATCGATTGCCGCTAGTTTTTCTCATTATGTGCCGCGTCATCAATGCGCCTTTGTCAATTCAACCTGATAATTTGGAGCTCGACTACATGCTAACCACGGGGAGCATTCTTTTTCATGCTGAGAATCAGCAAGACTTCTTTGACTATACTTTGGCCGCCTTCATCATCTCCGAAAAGTGTGAAGTCACCTTGCCTGTGGCCGTGGCCGTGGACGGTTTCTTTGTCACCCATGCTCGGGGCTGGGTAGAGATGCCCTCGGCCGAACTAAAGCTGCCGGGGCGCGACTGCTACAATGAAGCAGTACCCATGATTGACAACGAGAACCCACCTATCCGCATTGCCCGTGACGCACCAGTACAGAAGAGCAACTTTATCAGCTATCAGATGCATGCTGCTTGGCAACAAGAAATTCATGCCGCGCAGGAGCGCTCGCGTCGCTGGATTACCCACTACTTGGGTAGTTTACTCGAGGTCACTAACGGAGACGCCGAAACGATGATTATCGCTTCGGGAAGCGCGGTTTCGCAGTCCCGCGAGGCCCTCCGCCAGGCCGAGGAGATGGGCAAGAAGGTGGGCTTGATTAAGATCAAGAGCTTGCGTCCCTTCCCGACTGAGGAACTCCGCGCTGCCTGTCAACATGCTAAGCGCATTATCATTCCCGAATTTAACTGCCCTGGCTGGCTAAATCGCGAAGTGCGGGCAACGCTCTACGGTCACACTCAAGCTGAAATAGCTGATGGTCCTAGGGTTTATGGGGGCATCACTATGCCTACCGAAATGATTCTAGAATGGCTGTTTGACAGCGAGAAGGATGAGCAGTAACCGATGGTAGTGAGGAAGTTCATAAAGAGAGGCGTTTTAATATGGCACTGAGAACATTAAATGTAGCCCCTGGTTTTATGCGCTTTATGCCCAAGGAGTATCAAGATTTGGTGGAGAAAGGACCTTTCGGCCGCCAAATCAAGCTAACTGACTTGGGTACTTTCAAAGAAATTCTCGAAGAACATCCGATGTGTGAAGGTTGCGCCATGGCCTTTTTCGTGCGCTTGTCACTCATCGCCCTGCCTAATCCAGAGCACACGGTGATTGTCGGCACGGCCGGGTGCGGACGCTTGTCTTTGTCTCAAGCTGCTATTCCTTTTGTCTATGGCAATTACTGCGATACGAATGGCGTGGCCACAGGGATTAAGCGTGGACTTGAGATTCGCTTTCCGAATCAGACAAAGGATGTAGTCGTCATGGCGGGTGACGGTGGTCTCTCTGACATTGGTTTCTCCCAAGTGATGCATTCCTGGTTTCGTAAGGAAAAATTCGCGACGATCATGCTCGATAACGAAGTCTATGGCAATACCGGAGGTCAAGAGAGTGGCATGACCCGTCAAGGGGCGGTGGTTAAAATGGCGCCTCTAGGCAAGCAATTTGAAAAAATCGACATGCTCGGTCTAGCTAAGACGGCAGGGGTAGCCTATATTGCCCGTCTAACACCAACAAATCCAGGCCGGGTAATCAGCACTATTCGCAAGGCAGTACTGATAGCCCGCGAGATTGGTCCTACCTATGTGCAGGCCTACACCTCCTGCAACATCGAATACTCAATCTCTCCTGAGAAAGTCATGGACGACGCGCGTCAAGTGGAGAAGGAGCGCTATTCCTTCGTAGAGATTATAAGCGACGAGGCCAAGGCCTACCTTGAGCGCATTGAGGCAGAAAACAAAGCCTAGGCAGGCCTAAGCGCCGGCAAGGGCAATACATTCTAGGAGGAGTAGGGTATGAGGCGATATAACATTCGCATGGCCGGTGTAGGTGGGCAGGGCGTCGTGACGGCCTCCCACGTGCTCAGCAATGGTGTGATCCTTAGTGGGGGAGAGAGTACGATAGTTCCCTTCTTTGGTTCAGAAAAGCGCATGGCTCCGGTTGAGAGTTATGTGCGCATAGCTGATAGCAAGCTGTTTGAAATCGGGGAGATTATCTTTCCAAACTTCATCGCGATCTTTCATAGTCAGGTAATCACGCACGGAAAGTCCTATACCATGCCTTTTTACTCAGGGCTTAAGGATGATTCCACCATCCTCATCAACTCAGAGCATCCCATTAAGCTAAGCCGTGATGAAGAGCGGGAACTCGAAGATAAGAGGGCGAGGGTCTACTACCTACCAGGCATGCAGCTGGCACTTAAGCATGCGGGAACTGAGGTGGCCACGAACATGGCGATGATTGGTGCGCTGTCGGCCATTATGGGTGTGCCTGACATGGCTTCATTAGAGAAAGCGGTACGCGAGCGTTTTCTCGGCAAGGGTTTTGTGGCCTCTGGCGGCACGGCCTCGCTTGACAAAGCCATGGAAAAAGGCTTTTCACACAAGTTTGAGTTGGTGCAAAAGAATCTAGACGCCATACAGGCAGCCTATAATTACGCGCTAGAGCGCTGTTGGTCGCAAAACGTGCCCAAGGAGGGTGACCTAGCATGTACAAAATAGCCCAAGTTGATGCCGAGAAGTGCTCGGCAACAAATTGCCGCCTGTGCACCTTGTACTGCCCGGAACCAAATGCCTTGCTCTACGATGAGAAGCGTAAATGTGCCTTTGTGGCCGTGGACCGCTGCAAGGGTTGCTCGGCCTGTGTACGCATTTGTGCTGACATCGCCAAGCGCAGTTGCATCAAAATGATTCCTGTCGCCGAGGTGAAAGACGGTTTTGAAATGTCTAAGTACGGCTTTCCGGGAACACCCAAGCAGTAACTGCGAGTGCTAGCTTCGCAACCGAGATGCAGTTCTGCATCTACGAAATAAAGGGAGGAATATTCATGTCCAAAGAGAATCTCAATGTTTTTGCACAAGTGCAAGGGCAAATCAAAGAGGCCTGCGACATCCTCGGTTTAGAAAACAGCTACTATGAAATTCTGAAGACCCCGCAAAGAGCTATGGAAGTGGCCGTACCTGTGCGTATGGACGACGGCTCGGTAAAGACTTTTGTCGGCTATCGTTCCCAACATAATACGGCCAATGGCCCCGCCAAGGGAGGTATCCGCTTTCATCAGGACGTCACCTTTGATGAAGTAAAGACTCTCTCGATGTGGATGACTTTTAAGTGTGCCGTAATCGGACTACCGTATGGCGGCGGCAAGGGTGGCATCACGGTTGATCCAAGCAAGCTCTCTCAAGGCGAGAAAGAGCGTTTGGCGCGTGGCTTTGTCCGTAAACTTGGCGATTTTATCGGCCCAGAGATCGATATTCCCGCACCCGATGTCAATACTAACGCGCAAATCATGGCTTGGATGGTAGATGAGTACAACGCCATGAAAGGCTACAACAATCCTGGCGTTATCACCGGCAAGCCTGTGCTCATTGGCGGTTCTTTGGGACGCACCGAAGCCACGGGACGGGGTGTGGTTATCACCACGCGTGAAGCTTGCGCCGCGATGAAGATTGACCTCAAGGGTGCCAAGGTGGCTGTGCATGGCTATGGCAATGTCGGCAGCTTTGCCGGACTCTACCTGCATGAGATGGGCTCTAAAGTAGTAGCCGCCTTTGACCTTGGTGGTGGCGCCTATCACCCAGACGGCATGGATGCCAATCAACTCCAAGACTATGTCGCCAAGAATCGCACCGTGGCTGGTTTCCCTGGCAGTAAGCCCATCACCGCAGACGAATTGTTCGCCCTTGATGTAGATATTCTCGTGCTAGCGGCCCTCGAAAACACCATCACCATGGATAATCAGCACCTAGTAAAAGCTAGAGTTGTTTCTGAAGGTGCTAATGGTCCGGTAACCACAGAAGCGGGCAAGAAAATGCATGAGCGCGGCATTGTCATACTGCCCGACATTCTTGCTAACGCCGGCGGCGTAACCGTGTCGTACTTTGAGTGGGTGCAGAATCTGCAAAACTACTACTGGCCGCTAGAAGAAGTAAATGCGAAGCTGGAGCGCAACATGGTTAACGCCTTTAGCGCTGTGTGGAAGATGGCTAACGATAAGAACGTCGATATGCGCACGGCAGCCTACTTGGTGGGCATTCGTCGCGTAGCCGATGCTATGAAGCTCTACGGCTGGGTATAAGACGAGAATAGAACTGATAAGCCCTCCCGGTTAGCTGGGAGGGCGACAAGTTTTGCGAAAGTGCATTCTCATTGTGCGATAATAGTGCTAAAATGTATACAGTATTACAGACCCTTAGGCGAAATTTCCTCATGAGGAGGCTCTTTGATGGACGAGCATTTGCAAGACCAACTTTCCAAGTGGGTTGAAAAGACCAATAGGTCGTTAGCCAAAAATCCGGAGCGCAAACTAAAGTTTAAGAATGCCTCACAACTCACTGTCGAGCGCGTTTACACGCCCCAAGATGTCAGGAATGACTATGTAGCCAACATCGGGCTGCCAGGCGAGTACCCTTTTACGCGGGGTGTGCAGCCAACCATGTATCGCGGTCGATTTTGGACCATGCGGCAGTACGCTGGCATGGCCAGTGCGGAAGAGTCTAATGCCCGCTATCGCTACTTGTTAGAGCAAGGGCAGACTGGACTCAGCGTGGCCTTTGACTTGCCCACGCAAATAGGGCACGACTCTGACCATCCCTTAGCCGAAGGTGAAGTCGGCAAAGTCGGTGTGGCCATTGATTCGCTGGCTGATATGGAACTTTTGTTCAAAGATATTCCTCTGGACAGAGTGAGCACTTCCATGACCATAAACGCTCCCGCGGCGGTTCTACTGGCTATGTACATTGCTGTAGCGGAAAAACAGGGCG
It contains:
- a CDS encoding 2-oxoacid:acceptor oxidoreductase family protein — protein: MRRYNIRMAGVGGQGVVTASHVLSNGVILSGGESTIVPFFGSEKRMAPVESYVRIADSKLFEIGEIIFPNFIAIFHSQVITHGKSYTMPFYSGLKDDSTILINSEHPIKLSRDEERELEDKRARVYYLPGMQLALKHAGTEVATNMAMIGALSAIMGVPDMASLEKAVRERFLGKGFVASGGTASLDKAMEKGFSHKFELVQKNLDAIQAAYNYALERCWSQNVPKEGDLACTK
- a CDS encoding carbon monoxide dehydrogenase is translated as MKKKPYRVVRGPEGLLPPAAASRGIVLPEKGEGLVEGCIVTEQDTLEVMARQLLTGKNPTIFPGPLVLWAWRDGVAEKAAAVLELADEIPGVRIIPMPDYRPIYPKIDPEAVINPCHPNLTIWHNKIEVCVFVGVHCHFANITLKMIRAGTNCYTITLCHEAGHEDSMASLPFCGVDQVRALTETIRRLKSEGLRPRYAEAPGVQLTATQQAVLNGLVWQQGATS
- a CDS encoding ferredoxin oxidoreductase, translated to MDKESKQRVVTPEYMFFEAPRTKAYITGSEAASEAVRRANLDIAIAYPITPQSETMQRVGDLYGEGYLKDYYRAEDEIGAFSAISGASRTGVRCLTASSGPGLMRGLEVIASWPGHRLPLVFLIMCRVINAPLSIQPDNLELDYMLTTGSILFHAENQQDFFDYTLAAFIISEKCEVTLPVAVAVDGFFVTHARGWVEMPSAELKLPGRDCYNEAVPMIDNENPPIRIARDAPVQKSNFISYQMHAAWQQEIHAAQERSRRWITHYLGSLLEVTNGDAETMIIASGSAVSQSREALRQAEEMGKKVGLIKIKSLRPFPTEELRAACQHAKRIIIPEFNCPGWLNREVRATLYGHTQAEIADGPRVYGGITMPTEMILEWLFDSEKDEQ
- a CDS encoding GntR family transcriptional regulator, whose product is MVAIELRRKSGVPLYVQLKERIRQQVESGAWSPGFKLPTERELSTLLSVSRNTVSQAYRELETEGILVSLQGKGTYLTETDPFTLNASRAQRLHGIVEQALDSALHEGFDCEEFQEVARRLAVQKQRLLSEVRIVFVECNREQVDYFSTQLALGSGISIVPLLLEELLAGGTTARRIVDEAEIVVTTFFHEEAVRTAIGADKLLLAVALDPQLETVVRIARIPRSKKLALICISPIFAEKVQTSLLAAGVEHKLLVATQGEDSAVLRELLVEADIVLVSPGRKREVVALCPNGKEIIEFVYRPDLGSSNLLKSAILRLREGGVESR
- a CDS encoding dipeptidase, which translates into the protein MDYQSLHFSTMVVDTHCDTLMRVLQAKPYRLAWHHEDGHVDIPRLRFGGVGLQFFASYIEPEFKPERALKRALQFCDGFYRELQDNPLDLHHILSYADVLKAQGEKKIGALLSIEGGEALEGDLGALRMLHRLGVRSIGLTWNERNQIAEGVGDCRSGGGLTDFGVSVVLEMNRLGMIVDVSHMSEPGYLDVLAVSKQPIIASHSNARALCNHVRNLTDTQILALQKNGGVMGINFASDFVRSGERATVSDVVNHIVHIASLTGSCDHVGLGSDYDGIPTTPTGLEDVSKLPALTKEMLRREFTEVEIRAVLGGNFLRVMAAVLG
- a CDS encoding pyruvate ferredoxin oxidoreductase, whose protein sequence is MYKIAQVDAEKCSATNCRLCTLYCPEPNALLYDEKRKCAFVAVDRCKGCSACVRICADIAKRSCIKMIPVAEVKDGFEMSKYGFPGTPKQ
- a CDS encoding ferredoxin oxidoreductase, with translation MALRTLNVAPGFMRFMPKEYQDLVEKGPFGRQIKLTDLGTFKEILEEHPMCEGCAMAFFVRLSLIALPNPEHTVIVGTAGCGRLSLSQAAIPFVYGNYCDTNGVATGIKRGLEIRFPNQTKDVVVMAGDGGLSDIGFSQVMHSWFRKEKFATIMLDNEVYGNTGGQESGMTRQGAVVKMAPLGKQFEKIDMLGLAKTAGVAYIARLTPTNPGRVISTIRKAVLIAREIGPTYVQAYTSCNIEYSISPEKVMDDARQVEKERYSFVEIISDEAKAYLERIEAENKA